A stretch of Coccidioides posadasii str. Silveira chromosome 2, complete sequence DNA encodes these proteins:
- a CDS encoding uncharacterized protein (BUSCO:357182at4751~EggNog:ENOG410PIE0~COG:L~BUSCO:4777at33183), whose translation MVLYDRSRIDPKRRAGVDYKRKQFAAPTYKQQDYAHRLNFYEVPPTAEITLEQFEQWAIDRLRILSELEACSYRNKTPEETTEHIKSLIRKFLPLRSNRDAGSRDSQGLRDERQKDHYSHFILRLAFSSTEDLRRRFVRLETMLFKFRFQLDDSAEREAFVESLNFDWDILSEEEKDELKNELHATTPGVKRDKGWFKVDWEKVPELVERRSVFVKKGKAYVPLGEQQSMILAEFSARLEKALEFTSRALPRLDEDDRLIPILEHLSKNFGTSDTSYSEGEGAVPGAPITAASIDVLSNHFPLCMRNLHMQLRKNAHLKHFGRLQYTLFLKGIGLSLEDCILFWRQSFRNFTDDEFNSKYKYNIRHAYGDVGGDANRRGRGYPPYSCQKILTDNAPGAGQTHGCPYRHFSVDNLIALLQATGVNDRETLHGVREDVGRMRYHIACNRVFEYVHKDELRKVKDEGIMSSTDLDTIVHPNTFFKRSYLLKNLGRVPKEDIQMTK comes from the exons ATGGTCCTGTACGATAGAAGTCGAATTGATCCAAAGCGTCGTGCTGGCGTCGACTACAAACGGAAGCAATTCGCAGCTCCGACATACAAGCAGCAAGATTATGCCCACCGATTGAATTTCTACGAAGTTCCGCCCACCGCTGAAATTACACTCGAGCAGTTTGAGCAGTGGGCAATTGATCGCTTAAGAA TTCTTTCGGAACTAGAAGCATGCTCGTATCGAAACAAGACCCCGGAGGAAACCACCGAACATATAAAATCCCTTATCCGAAAATTCCTCCCACTACGTTCGAATAGGGATGCAGGTTCGCGCGACAGTCAAGGTTTGAGGGATGAGCGACAAAAGGATCACTATTCCCATTTTATACTACGACTGGCATTCTCCTCGACTGAGGACTTGAGGCGACGATTTGTTCGCCTTGAGACAATGCTTTTTAAATTTCGTTTCCAGCTAGATGATTCAGCAGAGCGGGAAGCATTTGTGGAGAGCCTTAATTTCGATTGGGATATACTGagtgaagaagagaaagatgaACTGAAGAACGAGCTCCATGCGACAACCCCTGGGGTGAAAAGGGACAAGGGTTGGTTCAAGGTAGACTGGGAGAAAGTGCCAGAGCTAGTTGAACGTAGAAGCGTTTTTGTGAAGAAAGGCAAGGCGTACGTTCCTCTAGGAGAACAGCAGAGCATGATCCTCGCCGAATTTAGTGCTCGGCTAGAAAAGGCTCTTGAG TTTACGAGCCGAGCCTTGCCACGACTAGATGAAGATGACCGTCTTATTCCGATCCTTGAACACCTTTCGAAAAACTTTGGGACTTCCGACACTTCCTACTCTGAGGGGGAGGGGGCGGTTCCTGGAGCCCCTATCACTGCTGCATCGATTGATGTTTTATCCAACCATTTCCCTCTCTGTATGCGAAACCTCCACATGCAATTACGCAAAAACGCCCACCTTAAACACTTCGGTCGACTTCAATACACATTGTTCCTCAAGGGAATTGGCCTGTCACTCGAGGACTGTATACTATTCTGGCGGCAATCTTTCAGAAATTTCACCGACGATGAGTTCAATTccaaatataaatataatatTCGCCATGCATATGGCGATGTTGGAGGTGACGCAAATCGGCGAGGAAGGGGATACCCTCCATATTCCTGTCAAAAGATTCTCACGGATAATGCCCCGGGTGCCGGGCAAACTCACGGTTGCCCTTATCGTCACTTCTCTGTCGACAACCTCATCGCCCTTCTTCAAGCCACTGGGGTAAACGACAGAGAGACATTACACGGAGTACGAGAAGATGTCGGAAGAATGCGATACCACATTGCTTGCAACCGAGTTTTCGAATATGTGCACAAAGATGAATTAAGAAAGGTAAAGGATGAAGGAATAATGAGCTCGACCGACCTCGACACAATTGTCCATCCTAACACGTTTTTCAAACGCAGCTATTTGCTGAAGAACTTGGGGAGGGTGCCGAAAGAAGATATCCAGATGACAAAATAG
- the RPL12 gene encoding 60S ribosomal protein uL11 (EggNog:ENOG410PN4A~COG:J) has protein sequence MPPKFDPNEVKIIHLRTTGGEVGAQSALAPKIGPLGLSPKKIGEDIAKATGDWKGLRVTVKLTIQNRQAQISVVPSASSLVIKALKEPPRDRKKEKNIKHSKSIPLDDIIEIARTMRTRSFAKELKGTVLEILGTAFSVGCQVDGRSPKDVSDDIKAGEIDIPSE, from the exons ATGC ctcCAAAGTTCGATCCCAATGAGGTGAAGATCAT CCACCTGAGAACCACAGGTGGTGAGGTCGGAGCCCAATCCGCTCTAGCTCCCAAGATTGGTCCTCTTGGTCTTTCTCCCAAGAAGATTGGTGAAGATATCGCCAAGGCCACTGGTGACTGG AAAGGTCTCCGCGTCACCGTGAAGCTCACCATCCAGAACCGTCAGGCCCAGATCTCCGTCGTCCCGTCTGCTTCCTCCCTTGTCATCAAGGCCCTCAAGGAACCCCCACGGGACCgcaagaaggagaagaacaTCAAGCACTCCAAGTCCATTCCTCTTGATGATATCATTGAGATTGCCCGCACAATGAGAACTCGCAGCTTCGCCAAGGAGCTCAAGGGTACCGTCCTTGAGATTTTGGGAACTGCCTTCTCCGTTGGTTGCCAGGTTGATGGACGAAGCCCCAAGGATGTCAGCGATGATATCAAGGCCGGTGAAATTGATA TCCCATCTGAGTAA
- the LCL3 gene encoding putative endonuclease lcl3 (EggNog:ENOG410PI41~COG:L~BUSCO:11633at33183), with protein MKWLFWASPPQDDSNSNSGAASQVKCRNNENVDVPAPSNAAPPSDRTISKVQSSSRDWNSIVNATDWKQFTEPRTIIPTALVTGGILLCVHIHRKYLRRIPEAGHISPSFFRRRSLLGKVTSVGDGDNFRMYHTPGGKLGGWEWWRKVPTGKNELKNRTIHVRLAGVDAPELPHFGRPAQPFSQEAHSWLTNYILGRRVRAHLYRPDQYGRVVATVYVRRWLFFRQDVGLQMLKHGLATVYEAKTGVEFGGVELERQYREAEACAKKKGKGMWKALKGGTKGEWESPREYKTRMAAEEGQKKNARGITRKK; from the exons ATGAAATGGCTGTTCTGGGCTTCACCACCGCAAGATGACTCAAACAGTAATAGCGGCGCTGCTTCACAAGTGAAATGCAGGAATAATGAGAACGTGGACGTGCCCGCACCGTCAAATGCAGCACCTCCCTCCGACCGCACAATATCTAAAGTCCAATCCAGCAGCAGAGATTGGAATTCGATAGTTAACGCGACGGACTGGAAACAGTTCACTGAGCCCAGGACGATTATTCCCACAGCCCTGGTAACTGGAGGCATCTTGCTCTGTGTGCACATCCACCGAAAGTACCTGCGGCGGATACCCGAAGCGGGGCACATCTCGCCCTCTTTCTTCAGGCGACGGAGTCTGCTGGGTAAGGTGACCAGTGTCGGAGATGGTGATAATTTCCGGATGTACCACACCCCCGGCGGAAAGCTGGGTGGATGGGAGTGGTGGCGGAAAGTGCCCACGGGAAAGAATGAGTTGAAGAATAGGACT ATCCATGTCCGTCTCGCAGGCGTTGACGCCCCTGAACTCCCTCATTTCGGCCGCCCCGCCCAACCGTTCTCCCAAGAAGCACATTCGTGGCTGACAAACTACATTCTGGGCCGGCGTGTTCGAGCCCATCTCTATCGTCCCGATCAATACGGGCGCGTCGTGGCCACAGTGTACGTCCGTCGCTGGCTCTTCTTCAGGCAAGATGTCGGGCTGCAGATGTTAAAGCATGGTCTAGCGACGGTGTACGAGGCGAAGACGGGAGTAGAGTTCGGCGGAGTGGAGCTAGAGAGACAGTATCGAGAGGCAGAAGCATGCGCTaagaagaaagggaaagggaTGTGGAAAGCGTTGAAGGGAGGGACGAAAGGAGAGTGGGAGAGCCCGAGAGAGTATAAGACGAGAATGGCAGCAGAGGAAGGGCAGAAGAAGAACGCTCGGGGGATTACGAGGAAGAAGTGA
- the SEC23 gene encoding GTPase-activating protein S23 (EggNog:ENOG410PGI6~COG:U~BUSCO:1685at33183), translating into MDYEALKDQWSEIEDRDGIRLSWNTFPSTRMEASRLVVPIGAIYTPLKERPDAPLLQYEPVTCKQPCRAVLNPYANVDIRARIWICPFCLQRNPLPPHYKDITENTIPPELHPQSTTIEYQLARPAPAPPIFLFVVDTCQEEDGLKAVKDSLVMSLSLLPPNALVGLITFGTMAQVHELGYTECAKSYVFKGSKDYTPKQIQEMLGLLAPGLRAPAPQQQPGRPAPAVAPAARFLLPVQQADFQITNVLEQLQQDPWPVANDRRPLRCTGVALSVAIGLMETSFQNAGGRIMLFTSGPATEGPGLVVGPQLREPIRSHHDIDRDNIKYYKKAVKFYDNLAKRVSHNGHIVDIFIGSLDQVGLLEMKGLVNSTGGHMVLTDAFTSSQFKQSFVRVFDRDANDNLVMGFNAALEVLTTKELKVTGLIGHAVSLNKKSSSVGETECGIGNTCSWKMCGIDPAASYGIYFEIANQGGPAPMQQGPHKAMMQFLTYYQHSSGQYHLRVTTVARPLSSPAGDSALAQSFDQEAAAVLMARIAVFKADVDDGPDVLRWVDRMLIRLCSRFADYRKDDPTSFRLEKNFTLYPQFMFHLRRSQFLQVFNNSPDETTFYRHVLNHEFVGDSLIMIQPTLDSYSLDHEGAQPVLLDSASIQPTHILLLDTFFHILIFHGETMAAWRKAGYQDKEGYDNFRAILEQPKEDAKELIQDRFPLPRFIICDAGGSQARFLLSKLNPSTTHSSGGYGGTQSGQTIFTDDVSLHTFMEHLMKLAVSGTN; encoded by the exons ATGGATTACGAAGCGTTGAAGGATCAGTGGAGTGAGATAGAGGATCGAGATGGCATTAGACTGAGCTGGAATACCTTTCCAAGCACACGCATG GAAGCATCCCGCTTGGTGGTACCCATTGGAGCAATTTATACACCGTTGAAAGAGAGACCGGATGCCCCATTACTGCAATATGAACCTGTGACATGCAAGCAGCCCTGTAGGGCGGTTCTTAACCCATATGC CAATGTTGACATCCGTGCGCGCATTTGGATATGTCCGTTTTGTCTCCAGCGCAATCCTCTACCTCCGCATTACAAGGATATTACCGAAAATACCATCCCACCGGAGCTACATCCTCAAAGCACGACAATTGAATACCAGCTCGCACGCCCAGCGCCTGCTCCGCCTATTTTTCTGTTCGTTGTTGATACTTGCCAAGAAGAGGATGGCTTGAAGGCTGTGAAAGACTCTCTTGTGATGAGTCTCTCGTTGCTGCCACCAAATGCACTCGTTGGTCTCATCACCTTTGGTACTATG GCCCAAGTCCACGAACTCGGCTACACAGAATGCGCCAAATCGTATGTATTCAAGGGCAGCAAGGACTACACTCCGAAGCAAATACAAGAGATGCTTGGCCTACTTGCACCTGGCCTTCGGGCGCCGGCACCACAGCAGCAACCTGGCAGACCTGCTCCTGCAGTCGCACCAGCCGCACGTTTCTTACTCCCTGTGCAACAAGCGGATTTCCAAATCACCAATGTGCTGGAACAGCTTCAACAGGATCCCTGGCCTGTTGCGAATGATAGACGTCCATTACGGTGTACCGGAGTAGCTCTTAGTGTCGCTATTGGGCTGATGGAGACCTCCTTCCAGAATGCGGGCGGTCGCATCATGCTCTTCACCAGCGGTCCCGCAACTGAAGGTCCGGGCTTAGTAGTTGGGCCCCAGTTGAGAGAACCTATACGTTCTCACCACGACATTGATCGCGACAACATTAAATACTACAAAAAGGCAGTCAAG TTTTACGATAATTTAGCCAAGCGTGTCTCCCATAACGGCCACATTGTTGATATCTTCATTGGATCGCTCGACCAAGTTGGTCTCCTTGAAATGAAGGGTCTAGTAAATTCGACTGGTGGTCACATGGTATTGACTGATGCTTTCACGTCCTCCCAATTTAAGCAATCGTTTGTGCGCGTCTTTGATAGAGATGCGAATGATAACCTTGTTATGGGCTTCAATGCGGCACTGGAGGTCCTTACCACGAAAGAACTGAAGGTCACTGGTCTCATTGGACatgctgtctcattaaacaagaaatcaagCTCTGTTGGAGAAACGGAGTGCGGAATCGGCAATACGTGTTCCTGGAAGATGTGTGGAATCGACCCAGCCGCCAGTTACGGTATCTACTTCGAGATTGCAAATCAAGGAGGTCCGGCTCCGATGCAGCAAGGGCCTCACAAGGCTATGATGCAATTCTTGACCTATTACCAGCACTCTTCCGGCCAGTATCACCTCAGGGTTACGACGGTTGCGCGGCCACTGAGTAGCCCAGCAGGAGATTCTGCCCTCGCCCAATCGTTCGATCAGGAGGCTGCTGCGGTCCTAATGGCCCGTATCGCTGTCTTCAAGGCAGATGTGGACGATGGCCCTGACGTTTTGAGGTGGGTAGACCGCATGCTCATCAGACTTTGCTCGCGCTTCGCAGATTATCGCAAAGACGATCCTACATCATTCCGGTTAGAAAAGAATTTCACTCTTTACCCACAGTTTATGTTCCACCTTCGAAGAAGTCAGTTTTTGCAGGTCTTCAACAATTCTCCCGATGAGACCACATTTTATCGACACGTTCTAAACCACGAATTCGTTGGAGACTCTCTAATTATGATCCAGCCCACTCTGGATTCTTATTCGCTTGACCATGAAGGGGCTCAACCAGTACTCCTTGACTCCGCCTCCATCCAGCCGACtcacattcttcttcttgatacTTTTTTCCACATTCTTATTTTCCACGGTGAGACCATGGCTGCGTGGAGAAAGGCAGGTTATCAGGACAAAGAAGGCTACGATAACTTCAGAGCCATCCTAGAACAACCCAAGGAAGACGCCAAG GAACTCATTCAAGACCGGTTCCCGCTACCGCGGTTCATTATCTGTGATGCCGGAGGTTCACAAGCTCGTTTCCTACTTTCCAAACTTAACCCTTCCACTACTCACTCCAGCGGTGGTTACGGTGGTACCCAATCTGGTCAGACTATATTTACGGATGATGTTTCCCTTCACACTTTCATGGAGCATTTAATGAA GCTGGCGGTGTCAGGTACCAATTAG
- the RIM13 gene encoding cysteine protease (EggNog:ENOG410PMBU~COG:O,T~MEROPS:MER0005406~BUSCO:1758at33183), protein MTRLREFKSKALQAERDVSTSTTHTEALEAAIRAAENYMHALRLASDPREKKALDAKCKEYITQAEHLKHLKEGSGVQSNASASARAEVRQRREPVSTRTLSNREQIILLENSKLNGFVFPPWSAQPGPEEFELDEEDELFTDCSELGLSASQQQMFDGWKRPSKIFTEARKEDRDILMMSKNPMDLVQDVTTDCSVVASLCAGVSQDVRGYPQLAQTIKMYPCDKDTSIPQLSPSGKYIFRMHFNGCYRKVVIDDRLPSSKTSRSLFVVDRNSPTVIWPALVEKAYLKVRGGYDFPGSNSGTDMWILTGWIPEQIFLHHDEVTCDQIWDRLFNSFLAADVLLTIGTGKLTSREEREVGLISSHDYAILDMRESNGKRQFLIKNPWAGGAKWKGVSGASAVSALQEIEFEFSSPQRSPLSPGTFWMDCDEVFQNFENLYLNWNPRLFRYRQDIHFRWDLSSAPPVPGCFTENPQFAITSKSGGKLWLLLNKHFKSGETSDAVNQLLDPEVDEPGFISIYVFNKRGQRVYLSDGAIHRSPYVDSPNTLVRLDMPPNTTFTAVVAEQSLHRSIQSFSLSGFSTGPLSVCPATEKYAHVRKVQAAWTLSTAGGNAESERYPLNPQFKLKVSEKCDVAVLLETDNGDLATHVKIFWSKGERVAEVRLRDIVCDSGDYRRGFALAEADAMTKGTYTIVCSTFAPDQLGKFTLRVSSTHPCEVTPLPREGAGRLLMSSGLGVLSPGIDRILAPITVSRLSRLKLVARRKGSWIGHRTVAPSPILMTLELGQGPYKEILAASGDGDFSDLVTGARIESVDLQPELGLRGGVWLVVERVGGPGGQVEDHIEVEILSEERVEIGRWGVGDG, encoded by the exons atgaccCGGTTGCGGGAATTCAAGTCCAAAGCTCTG CAAGCTGAGAGGGATGTGTCTACATCAACCACACATACTGAGGCCCTGGAAGCCGCTATCAGGGCAGCTGAGAACTATATGCATGCCCTGAGGCTGGCTTCTGACCCAAGGGAGAAGAAGGCCCTCGATGCCAAATGCAAAGAATACATCACGCAGGCAGAACACCTCAAACATTTAAAGGAAGGCAGCGGAGTCCAATCCAACGCCAGTGCCAGTGCCAGAGCAGAAGTCCGACAGAGGAGAGAGCCCGTATCAACGCGCACTCTATCTAATAGGGAGCAGATCATCCTGCTCGAAAATTCGAAGCTCAATGGTTTCGTCTTTCCTCCCTGGTCAGCCCAGCCTGGCCCAGAGGAGTTTGAATTGGACGAAGAGGACGAACTCTTCAC GGATTGTTCTGAACTCGGCCTTTCGGCATCACAGCAGCAGATGTTCGACGGCTGGAAACGGCCTTCTAAGATTTTTACAGAAGCCCGTAAAGAAGATAGGGACATACTAATGATGAGCAAAAATCCCATGGATCTTGTGCAAGACGTGACCACAGACTGTTCCGTCGTTGCGAGTCTTTGTGCTGGAGTCTCCCAGGACGTACGAGGGTATCCTCAG TTGGCTCAGACGATAAAAATGTACCCTTGTGACAAGGACACATCCATCCCGCAATTATCACCATCTGGGAAGTACATATTTCGCATGCATTTTAATGGCTGCTATCGAAAGGTGGTCATCGATGATCGGCTGCCGTCTTCAAAAACATCTAGGTCTCTCTTTGTTGTCGACAGAAACAGCCCTACAGTGATATGGCCAGCTCTTGTCGAGAAGGCATATCTCAAAGTTAGAGGGGGTTATGATTTCCCCGGAAGTAATTCTGGGACGGACATGTGGATTTTAACTGGGTGGATCCCTGAACAAATCTTCCTACATCATGATGAAGTAACTTGTGATCAGATTTGGGACCGGCTATTCAATTCATTCCTTGCAGCAGACGTTTTGCTGACAATAGGTACTGGCAAATTGACATCAcgggaagaaagagaagtCGGGCTTATCAGTTCACATGATTATGCCATCCTTGACATGAGAGAAAGCAATGGGAAGCGACAATTCCTGATTAAGAATCCGTGGGCAGGTGGTGCCAAATGGAAAGGCGTTAGTGGGGCTTCTGCTGTCTCGGCATTGCAGGAGATTGAATTCGAGTTTAGCTCACCGCAGCGATCCCCCTTGTCTCCGGGCACATTCTGGATGGACTGTGATGAAGTGTTCCAGAACTTCGAGAATTTGTATCTCAACTGGAACCCTCGTCTTTTCAGATATCGACAAGATATTCACTTTCGGTGGGATTTATCAAGCGCTCCCCCAGTACCAGGATGTTTTACAGAGAATCCGCAATTTGCGATAACAAGCAAGTCAGGGGGTAAGCTTTGGCTGCTGTTGAACAAACACTTCAAGAGCGGAGAGACGTCGGACGCCGTAAACCAACTTTTGGATCCGGAAGTTGATGAACCCGGGTTTATTAGTATCTACGTGTTTAATAAAAGGGGTCAAAGGGTGTACTTGAGTGACGGTGCTATTCACCGTAGCCCATATGTTGACTCGCCAAACACACTGGTGCGCCTGGACATGCCCCCAAACACAACCTTCACTGCTGTTGTCGCGGAGCAGTCACTCCATCGCTCAATACAGAGCTTCTCGCTATCTGGATTCTCTACAGGTCCTTTAAGTGTTTGTCCGGCTACTGAAAAGTATGCGCATGTTAGAAAAGTTCAAGCAGCATGGACATTATCCACGGCAGGAGGGAATGCCGAATCTGAAAGATACCCCTTGAATCCCCAGTTCAAGCTGAAAGTTTCCGAAAAGTGTGATGTTGCCGTTTTACTGGAGACGGACAACGGCGACTTAGCCACTCACGTAAAAATATTCTGGTCTAAGGGCGAAAGGGTCGCCGAGGTTCGCTTGCGAGATATCGTGTGTGATAGCGGTGACTACCGTCGCGGCTTCGCATTGGCTGAAGCGGACGCTATGACCAAGGGGACATACACCATCGTGTGCTCAACATTCGCACCCGATCAGCTGGGAAAATTCACACTGCGGGTATCATCGACTCATCCATGTGAAGTGACACCGTTACCAAGAGAAGGCGCAGGGCGGTTGCTCATGAGTTCTGGTCTTGGAGTCCTCTCTCCCGGGATCGACAGAATTCTAGCCCCTATAACCGTATCCCGTCTTTCCCGGTTAAAGCTTGTGGCGAGACGTAAGGGATCGTGGATTGGACATCGGACCGTGGCCCCGTCTCCGATTCTCATGACACTAGAACTAGGACAGGGACCGTACAAGGAAATCCTTGCCGCTTCGGGTGATGGGGATTTCAGCGATTTAGTTACTGGGGCTCGAATCGAAAGTGTCGATTTGCAGCCGGAGCTGGGACTGAGGGGTGGTGTTTGGCTGGTTGTAGAGCGCGTTGGTGGGCCGGGCGGGCAGGTAGAAGATCACATTGAAGTGGAGATCCTTTCTGAGGAGCGAGTTGAAATTGGCCGTTGGGGTGTGGGAGATGGTTGA
- a CDS encoding uncharacterized protein (EggNog:ENOG410PM98~COG:F~BUSCO:13265at33183), which translates to MTVLTRSLRKAARIILIGAPGVGKGTQTERLIKRYPQLASISSGDLLRDHVRNRTPLGIQAEAAIQAGSLVPDAMILDLISSELASKGWLSKPAPGSSSPTAAASLDPSASFILDGFPRTAIQASSLESLVPINLVVQLLTPPAVILSRIAARWVHPASGRVYNTEFNAPKVPGKDDITGEALVQRQDDSTDVWKERFKKFEETSQSLLDHYEKQGCLWRVEGNSSDEISPKLFAEVERRFG; encoded by the exons ATGACCGTTCTCACGAGAAGTTTGAGAAAAGCCGCCCGGATCATACTCATTGGCGCTCCTGGCGTTGGAAAAGGGACTCAAACCGAGAGACTGATCAAGAGATACCCCCAACTCGCCTCCATCAGCTCAGGGGATCTGCTTCGAGACCATGTTCGCAATAGAACACCCTTAG GTATCCAAGCGGAGGCCGCTATCCAAGCAGGAAGTCTCGTTCCAGATGCGATGATACTGGACCTAATATCATCAGAGCTTGCCTCGAAGGGCTGGCTTTCTAAACCCGCTCCAGGATCGTCATCGCCCACAGCGGCGGCAAGCCTGGATCCTTCCGCTTCCTTTATCCTCGACGGATTCCCACGCACAGCCATCCAAGCATCCAGCCTAGAAAGCCTAGTCCCCATCAACCTTGTCGTGCAACTCCTTACACCTCCTGCCGTCATTCTCTCCCGGATCGCGGCCCGATGGGTTCATCCGGCTTCGGGACGGGTATATAACACAGAATTCAATGCACCAAAAGTccctggaaaagatgatATAACAGGAGAGGCATTGGTTCAGAGGCAGGATGATTCAACCGATGTTTGGAAGGAGAGGTTCAAGAAGTTTGAAGAAACTAGCCAATCGCTACTTGACCACTATGAAAAGCAAGGGTGCTTGTGGCGGGTTGAGGGTAACTCAAGCGATGAAATCAGCCCCAAGCTTTTTGCTGAGGTTGAAAGAAGGTTCGGTTAA
- the ANT1 gene encoding ADP/ATP carrier protein (EggNog:ENOG410PKE3~COG:C~TransMembrane:2 (i80-102o122-145i)~BUSCO:10285at33183) — MAGQSKARLSPWESAVAGATGAVLANAIVYPLDIVKTRLQVQVKSQKLTNGNANHDDDQQHYESTLDAIKKIIAYEGVEGLYSGISGSLVGVASTNFAYFYWYSIVRTLYMKSNLPHPPNTAIELSLGAIAGAVAQIFTIPVSVVTTRQQTQKKGEKKSFMETGKEVVNSDDGWSGLWRGLKASLVLVVNPAITYGAYQRLRDVIFPGKTNLRPWEAFVLGALSKSLATITTQPLIVAKVGLQSRPPPSREGKPFKTFGEVMAYIIEHEGILGLFKGIGPQILKGVLVQGLLMMTKERIELLFLLFFAYLQKARKNKLKEMANAAADKAKSTLPLTTK; from the exons ATGGCTGGGCAATCGAAAGCACGGCTCTCTCCGTGGGAGAGCGCTGTTGCTGGTGCCACTGGAGCTGTCCTTGCAAATGCAATCGTGTATCCGTTGGACAT TGTTAAGACTCGCCTCCAAGTCCAAGTGAAATCGCAAAAACTGACGAACGGAAACGCCAACCATGATGACGACCAGCAGCATTACGAGTCCACGTTGGATGCGATCAAGAAAATAATTGCCTATGAGGGCGTCGAAGGGCTATATTCGGGGATTAGTGGCTCCCTGGTCGGTGTGGCCTCGACAAATTTTGCATATTTCTACTGGTACTCGATCGTGCGAACCCTATACATGAAATCGAACCTCCCTCATCCTCCCAATACTGCCATCGAGCTCTCCCTTGGTGCGATTGCTGGTGCTGTTGCCCAAATTTTTACGATACCAGTTTCGGTTGTCACAACCAGACAGCAGACTCAAAAGAAGGGCGAAAAGAAAAGTTTCATGGAAACCGGCAAGGAGGTGGTCAATAGTGATGACGGCTGGAGTGGATTATGGAGAGGACTAAAGGCCAGCCTTGTTCTTGTTGTGAATCCAGCAATCACATACGGAGCCTATCAACGATTGAGGGATGTTATCTTTCCTGGGAAAACCAATCTGAGACCCTGGGAGGCCTTCG TTCTGGGAGCCTTGTCTAAGTCGCTTGCTACAATTACTACCCAGCCATTGATTGTCGCGAAGGTGGGCCTACAATCTCGTCCACCGCCATCGAGAGAAGGAAAGCCTTTCAAAACATTTGGCGAAGTCATGGCCTACATCATTGAGCACGAGGGAATTCTTGGTTTGTTTAAGGGAATTGGACCTCAGATCCTCAAGGGTGTTCTGGTCCAAGGCCTATTGATGATGACCAAAGAGAG GATCGAATTGCTTTTCCTTTTATTCTTCGCCTACCTTCAGAAGGCGAGGAAGAACAAGCTTAAAGAAATGGCGAATGCTGCAGCCGACAAAGCAAAGAGCACATTGCCGCTCACAACGAAATGA